One Roseimicrobium gellanilyticum DNA window includes the following coding sequences:
- a CDS encoding AI-2E family transporter — protein sequence MAITALSVAVIGTLLVGFIWIITRVLSFLQPILIPFAVAGVIAYLLEPVVVKLKKWGLSRQTAVWVVFTVSITAIVGISFIIVPAFAHQGAELAGKMPEYTRTAKKNVTEFATKWNEKLKEYGVDLLHWETPASQDGTDGQPAPVVTPSPTTPPVDTASPDGKNGVAAYTLQDLLSGDWVGKTLPEMGQRLWDFVRSSVGGFLGIFGFFLSMIIVPLYLYYFLTESPKITNSWSNYVPLRASEFKDDVVDTLTEINRYLIAFFRGQLVVSLINGFATGLGLVIVGVKFGWLIGLVLCVLGIIPYLGIIICWIPAVIIASVQGGSYLVPADSPWWVFPLVVTAIFVVVQQIDGLFITPKIVGDSVGLHPMTVIVSVFVWSLIMGGLLGAILAVPMTAAMKVLFQRYIWQRGVQRRWSRGGGGRGAAP from the coding sequence ATGGCAATCACGGCTCTGTCCGTGGCGGTAATCGGTACGCTTCTGGTCGGATTCATCTGGATCATCACGCGGGTCCTTTCGTTCCTGCAGCCGATTTTGATTCCCTTCGCTGTGGCCGGGGTGATTGCCTACCTGCTGGAGCCCGTCGTGGTGAAGCTGAAGAAATGGGGCCTCTCCCGGCAGACAGCGGTTTGGGTGGTATTCACCGTATCCATCACCGCGATTGTCGGCATCAGCTTCATCATCGTTCCTGCCTTCGCTCATCAAGGGGCCGAGCTGGCGGGCAAAATGCCGGAGTACACCCGCACGGCGAAAAAGAACGTGACCGAGTTCGCCACCAAGTGGAATGAAAAGCTCAAGGAGTACGGCGTCGATCTGCTGCACTGGGAAACTCCAGCTTCCCAAGACGGGACAGATGGTCAGCCCGCACCCGTGGTGACACCCTCGCCAACCACGCCCCCCGTTGACACGGCCTCCCCCGATGGAAAGAACGGAGTCGCAGCCTATACCCTGCAGGATCTCCTCAGCGGTGACTGGGTCGGCAAGACACTGCCGGAAATGGGCCAGCGGCTGTGGGACTTCGTCCGCTCAAGCGTCGGCGGTTTCCTCGGTATCTTCGGCTTCTTCCTCTCGATGATCATCGTGCCGCTCTACCTCTACTACTTCCTCACGGAGAGCCCGAAAATTACCAACAGCTGGTCGAATTACGTGCCGCTCCGGGCCTCCGAGTTCAAGGATGATGTGGTCGACACGCTGACCGAAATCAATCGCTACCTGATCGCCTTCTTCCGTGGCCAGCTCGTCGTGAGTCTCATCAATGGCTTTGCCACCGGACTCGGGCTTGTGATTGTAGGGGTGAAGTTTGGCTGGCTCATCGGTCTGGTGTTGTGCGTGCTGGGTATCATTCCCTACCTTGGGATCATCATCTGCTGGATTCCCGCGGTCATTATTGCCTCCGTGCAAGGGGGCAGCTATCTGGTGCCAGCAGACAGCCCCTGGTGGGTCTTCCCTCTCGTGGTGACCGCCATTTTCGTGGTCGTGCAGCAGATCGACGGCCTCTTCATCACGCCGAAGATTGTCGGAGACAGTGTGGGACTTCACCCGATGACGGTCATTGTGTCGGTCTTTGTCTGGTCGCTCATCATGGGCGGCTTGCTGGGAGCCATCCTTGCTGTGCCCATGACGGCGGCAATGAAGGTCCTCTTCCAGCGCTACATCTGGCAGCGGGGCGTACAGAGGCGATGGTCTCGTGGCGGCGGCGGCAGAGGTGCGGCCCCATGA
- the icd gene encoding NADP-dependent isocitrate dehydrogenase: protein MAYTTCTVPSGEKISISNGKLNVPNNPIIPFIRGDGTGRDIWASSVRVFDAAVEKASGGSKKISWMEVFAGEASKTKFDNWLPDDTVEAFKEFLVGIKGPLTTPVGGGIRSLNVALRQLLDLYVCLRPVQYFTGVPSPVKRPEAVDMVIFRENTEDIYAGIDFQAGSEQALKVLKFLETEYPKDFKKVRFGTEDVSSVGVGIKPVSKPGTQRLVRAAIKYAIEQGKKSVTLVHKGNIMKFTEGAFRDWGYELAKEEFGAVEIDGGPWCKLPNGIIIKDAIADITLQQVLTRPEDFDVIATLNLNGDYLSDALAAQVGGIGIAPGGNINYISGHAIFEATHGTAPKYADQDVVNPGSVVLSGEMMFRYMGWNDVADLIIKGLNGAIGSKKVTYDFARLMDGATKIKCSEFGDNIIAHM from the coding sequence ATGGCCTACACGACCTGCACCGTCCCCTCCGGGGAGAAGATCAGCATCAGCAACGGCAAGCTGAACGTCCCGAACAATCCCATCATCCCCTTCATCCGCGGCGACGGTACCGGACGTGACATCTGGGCCTCCAGCGTGCGCGTGTTTGACGCGGCGGTGGAAAAGGCCTCCGGCGGCAGCAAGAAAATCTCCTGGATGGAAGTCTTCGCCGGTGAGGCCAGCAAGACCAAGTTCGACAACTGGCTGCCCGATGACACGGTGGAAGCCTTCAAGGAATTCCTCGTAGGCATCAAGGGACCGCTCACCACACCCGTCGGCGGTGGTATCCGCTCCCTGAATGTGGCCCTGCGCCAGCTTCTGGATCTCTATGTCTGCCTTCGCCCTGTGCAATACTTCACCGGCGTGCCCAGCCCCGTGAAGCGCCCGGAAGCCGTGGACATGGTCATCTTCCGCGAGAATACCGAGGACATTTACGCCGGCATCGACTTCCAGGCTGGCAGCGAGCAGGCGCTCAAGGTGCTGAAGTTCCTTGAGACCGAGTACCCGAAGGATTTCAAGAAGGTGCGCTTCGGCACCGAAGACGTCTCCAGCGTGGGCGTGGGCATCAAGCCTGTGTCCAAGCCCGGCACGCAACGCCTCGTGCGCGCGGCCATCAAGTACGCGATCGAGCAGGGCAAGAAGAGCGTGACCCTCGTGCACAAGGGCAACATCATGAAGTTCACCGAAGGCGCCTTCCGCGACTGGGGTTATGAACTGGCCAAGGAAGAATTCGGCGCAGTCGAAATCGACGGCGGCCCCTGGTGCAAGCTGCCCAACGGCATCATCATCAAGGACGCCATCGCCGACATCACCCTTCAGCAGGTGCTGACCCGTCCGGAAGACTTCGACGTCATTGCCACCCTGAACCTCAACGGTGACTACCTCAGCGACGCCCTTGCGGCGCAGGTGGGCGGCATCGGCATCGCTCCTGGCGGCAACATCAACTACATCTCCGGCCACGCCATCTTCGAAGCCACACACGGCACGGCTCCAAAGTATGCGGACCAGGACGTGGTGAACCCCGGATCCGTGGTGCTGAGCGGTGAAATGATGTTCCGCTACATGGGCTGGAACGACGTCGCTGACCTCATCATCAAGGGCCTGAATGGCGCCATCGGCAGCAAGAAGGTCACCTACGACTTCGCCCGCCTCATGGACGGCGCCACGAAGATCAAGTGCAGCGAGTTTGGCGACAACATCATCGCGCACATGTAA
- a CDS encoding spermidine synthase yields the protein MTDASASSTSSSRRLTLRQAWLLSAATGFLSLAWEIVWMRLYNFTTSSRALAFGLMLGAYLLGLAVGSLWSRKWQRLGTDGTAPLGTLAGLISRANLVAFLVVPLVSWLVMVMWWPWTLLIVMGAAAALGTILPLICHLAIPPDAQAGQRMAGVYLANIIGSGLGSLLTGFVLMEWLPLVWLCTLLLLGGVVIAIALRLRAGMGAEVYSGYVVLLLIVPAIMLGYAGLWERLHYRDDYQWGMKFAKAIESRHGVILVDDKGTIYGNGAYDGSLEVFLKPDSWLVRPYYIAALHPKPKRVLVIGVSGGAWTQILAHHPDVEEVIGVEISDPYLRLIHDSPTVASLHHNPKVKLVIDDGRRWLKRNPNERFDLIMMNTTHHWREFASALLSREFLELAKSHLAEGGIVAWNTTESLRSAKTGLVVFPESITLMNFFVGSDAPLVMDKGRWRSLLERWRMDDVPVFDLTTQQGREDLEKCVAFPDFEGPWERSHHWRWQDRARIEARVGDAEIITDDNLGHEFDWRNW from the coding sequence ATGACGGACGCGAGCGCTTCTTCCACATCCTCAAGCCGTCGGTTGACCCTGCGGCAGGCGTGGCTGCTGAGTGCCGCGACAGGATTCCTCTCTCTTGCCTGGGAAATCGTGTGGATGCGTCTGTACAATTTCACGACCTCCTCCCGGGCTCTGGCCTTTGGCCTCATGCTGGGTGCGTATCTGCTGGGGCTGGCCGTAGGTTCGTTGTGGAGCCGGAAATGGCAGCGTCTGGGCACGGATGGAACGGCGCCACTCGGCACGCTCGCCGGTCTTATCAGCCGGGCAAATCTGGTTGCCTTCCTGGTGGTGCCGCTGGTGTCCTGGCTCGTGATGGTGATGTGGTGGCCGTGGACGCTCCTCATCGTGATGGGAGCAGCGGCAGCACTCGGGACCATACTGCCTCTCATCTGTCATCTCGCCATTCCACCGGATGCGCAGGCGGGGCAGCGTATGGCGGGCGTGTATCTCGCCAATATCATAGGCTCCGGTTTGGGAAGTCTGCTGACTGGCTTTGTGCTGATGGAGTGGCTTCCGCTCGTGTGGCTGTGCACCCTCCTGCTTCTTGGCGGAGTCGTGATTGCCATCGCACTCCGGCTTCGCGCTGGCATGGGTGCTGAGGTGTACTCCGGCTATGTGGTTCTGCTGCTCATCGTGCCGGCCATCATGCTCGGCTATGCGGGGCTGTGGGAGCGTCTCCACTACCGGGATGACTATCAGTGGGGGATGAAATTTGCCAAGGCCATCGAAAGCCGCCATGGCGTGATCCTGGTGGATGACAAGGGCACCATCTACGGCAATGGCGCATACGATGGATCGCTGGAGGTTTTCCTGAAGCCGGACTCCTGGCTGGTGCGCCCCTACTACATCGCCGCGCTGCACCCCAAGCCAAAGCGAGTGCTTGTCATCGGCGTGTCCGGCGGAGCGTGGACACAAATTCTCGCGCATCATCCCGACGTGGAGGAGGTGATTGGCGTGGAGATCAGTGACCCCTACCTGCGGCTCATTCATGATTCTCCCACGGTTGCCAGCCTGCATCACAATCCCAAGGTGAAGCTGGTCATCGATGATGGCCGCCGATGGTTGAAGCGAAACCCCAACGAACGCTTTGATCTCATCATGATGAACACGACGCATCACTGGCGTGAGTTCGCCTCGGCACTGCTTTCACGGGAGTTCCTTGAGCTGGCAAAATCCCACCTCGCGGAGGGCGGCATTGTTGCGTGGAACACCACTGAGTCCCTCCGTTCTGCAAAGACTGGCCTGGTGGTGTTTCCTGAGAGCATCACGCTCATGAACTTCTTCGTTGGAAGCGACGCTCCCCTGGTGATGGACAAGGGACGCTGGCGTTCCCTGCTGGAGCGCTGGCGCATGGATGATGTGCCGGTGTTTGACCTCACGACCCAACAAGGACGCGAGGATCTGGAAAAGTGCGTGGCCTTCCCTGATTTCGAAGGTCCCTGGGAACGCAGTCATCACTGGCGCTGGCAGGACCGCGCCCGCATCGAGGCTCGTGTGGGGGACGCCGAGATCATCACGGATGACAACCTCGGCCACGAGTTCGACTGGCGGAACTGGTAG
- a CDS encoding winged helix DNA-binding domain-containing protein, producing MTVRDIGPLRLSAQGIGTAAGETPADIVTLLGAMQAQDYLGALWSIGLRLPGSTEAAVESAIAERSIVRTWPMRGTLHFVAAADVRWMLKLLTPRIISGSAGRHRQLELDEAVFQRSEKVLSRALKGGQVRTRGELFEALERNRIDPSGQRGIHILSKLAQEGLLCFGPREGKQPTFVLLDDWVPESRHLDRDDAIAEIARRYFIGHGPATLMDFVGWTGLKITEGRQGLEAVSKELRREIIKGVEYWMSTVLDKPATKKPNTIHLLSGFDEFVLGYKDRATVIPPEHLNKIVPGGNGMFMPTVVRRGQVVGLWKRMLKGKSVQVSLTPFGKLTSTEASGAKKVVARYGAFLGLESALV from the coding sequence ATGACGGTGCGTGACATTGGCCCGCTGCGCCTAAGCGCACAAGGAATCGGCACCGCAGCTGGAGAAACGCCTGCGGACATTGTCACTCTTCTCGGGGCAATGCAGGCGCAGGACTATCTGGGCGCGCTCTGGTCGATTGGCTTGAGACTTCCCGGGAGCACGGAGGCTGCCGTGGAGAGTGCCATCGCAGAGCGCAGCATCGTGCGCACCTGGCCCATGCGAGGGACGCTGCATTTTGTGGCAGCAGCGGATGTGCGCTGGATGCTGAAGCTGCTGACCCCGCGCATCATTTCAGGCAGTGCTGGACGTCACCGGCAATTGGAACTCGATGAGGCAGTTTTCCAGCGCAGTGAGAAGGTGCTGTCACGCGCCTTGAAGGGTGGCCAGGTGCGTACGCGAGGAGAACTGTTTGAGGCACTGGAGCGCAATCGCATCGATCCTTCCGGGCAGCGCGGCATCCACATTCTCTCGAAGCTCGCTCAAGAAGGACTGCTGTGCTTTGGCCCTCGCGAAGGAAAGCAGCCCACCTTTGTGCTGCTGGATGACTGGGTGCCTGAGTCCCGCCATCTGGATCGCGATGATGCCATCGCGGAAATTGCACGCCGCTACTTCATCGGCCATGGTCCGGCGACGCTCATGGATTTTGTGGGATGGACCGGCTTGAAGATTACCGAGGGGCGACAGGGCCTGGAAGCCGTTTCCAAGGAGCTGCGCAGGGAAATCATCAAGGGCGTGGAGTACTGGATGTCTACGGTGCTGGACAAACCTGCCACGAAGAAGCCCAACACCATCCACCTGTTGTCGGGCTTTGATGAATTCGTGCTCGGTTACAAGGACCGCGCGACGGTGATTCCGCCAGAGCACCTGAACAAGATCGTGCCGGGTGGCAATGGCATGTTCATGCCCACTGTTGTGCGCCGGGGGCAGGTGGTGGGTCTGTGGAAGCGGATGCTGAAAGGGAAGTCCGTTCAAGTATCCCTGACGCCCTTTGGCAAGCTCACCTCCACGGAAGCCAGCGGTGCAAAGAAAGTGGTGGCGCGCTACGGGGCGTTTCTCGGACTCGAGAGTGCCCTGGTCTGA
- a CDS encoding alpha/beta hydrolase, whose protein sequence is MSRASMTRWLSLFSLLLAFTALPAEEPIKVKFLEMKGLTFTADLPYKTGENLGDYEKERCKLDLYLPTRVKNFPVIVWFHGGGITGGNKDGGDTPKVVHSWVQKGIAVASVNYRLSPKVKFPAYVEDGAAAVAWVQKNIASHGGDPKRVFVGGHSAGAYLSMMLGLDAKYLTAVGVNPASIAGLIPVSGQTMTHFTVREERGLPKDDVIADEAAPIHFVRKDAPPMLLLMGDKDWPARLEENQYFAALLKVKKHEHTTLIVVPDRTHGSIFGKLQDESDAGRAAILKFVADPVGFAKRS, encoded by the coding sequence ATGTCGCGCGCTTCCATGACTCGCTGGTTGTCCCTGTTCTCACTCCTCCTTGCCTTCACGGCACTTCCCGCAGAAGAGCCCATCAAGGTGAAATTCCTTGAGATGAAGGGTCTCACTTTCACGGCAGACCTTCCCTACAAAACCGGAGAGAACCTCGGCGACTACGAGAAAGAGCGTTGCAAACTCGACCTCTATCTGCCCACCCGAGTGAAGAACTTCCCGGTGATTGTATGGTTCCACGGTGGCGGCATCACTGGAGGCAACAAGGATGGCGGGGATACGCCCAAGGTCGTGCACAGCTGGGTCCAGAAGGGCATCGCGGTGGCCAGTGTGAACTACCGCCTGAGCCCCAAGGTGAAATTCCCGGCATACGTTGAGGACGGTGCAGCTGCGGTTGCCTGGGTGCAGAAGAACATCGCTTCACACGGCGGCGACCCGAAGCGGGTATTCGTCGGGGGGCATTCCGCAGGGGCCTATCTCTCGATGATGTTGGGCCTCGATGCGAAGTATCTGACTGCAGTGGGAGTCAATCCGGCTTCCATTGCGGGGCTCATCCCCGTGAGCGGCCAGACCATGACCCACTTCACGGTGCGCGAGGAGAGGGGACTGCCCAAGGACGATGTCATCGCGGATGAAGCCGCGCCCATCCATTTCGTGCGGAAGGATGCTCCGCCCATGCTCCTGCTCATGGGAGACAAGGACTGGCCAGCGCGCCTGGAAGAGAACCAGTATTTTGCCGCGTTGCTCAAGGTGAAGAAGCACGAGCATACCACGCTCATCGTGGTGCCAGATCGCACGCACGGGAGTATCTTTGGCAAGTTGCAAGACGAGAGCGACGCCGGACGGGCGGCGATTCTAAAGTTTGTGGCGGATCCGGTGGGTTTTGCGAAACGGAGCTGA
- a CDS encoding PGPGW domain-containing protein — protein sequence MLAAVKEHWNELKSSRPGRRFQERYERRKKEHRGAFHWARWLNIVGGTLLLLIGVFLLAAPGPGMLVAVAGLSMLGSEFLTLARFLDWSEVKVRKALVWARRWWKKSGWVTRALAILLACLATAGALYGGYALFMRS from the coding sequence ATGCTTGCCGCCGTCAAAGAACATTGGAACGAACTCAAGAGCAGCCGACCCGGACGCCGATTTCAGGAACGTTATGAGCGCCGGAAGAAGGAGCATCGTGGCGCCTTCCACTGGGCACGGTGGTTGAACATTGTGGGAGGCACATTGCTGCTCCTCATCGGCGTGTTCCTGCTCGCGGCTCCGGGCCCCGGGATGCTGGTGGCGGTGGCAGGTCTTTCGATGCTGGGGAGCGAATTCCTTACTCTGGCGCGCTTTCTCGACTGGTCCGAGGTCAAAGTTCGCAAGGCGCTTGTTTGGGCCCGCCGATGGTGGAAGAAATCGGGGTGGGTGACGCGGGCGCTCGCGATTCTGCTGGCATGCCTCGCTACGGCTGGAGCGCTCTATGGGGGCTATGCGCTGTTTATGCGCTCATAA
- a CDS encoding ABC transporter ATP-binding protein, which yields MPLLELRHVSKSYVEPAAGATVPVLKDISFTLEKGESVAIVGPSGCGKSTLLNILGTLDEPDGGEYLFNGESLKGASVEKLSLLRSKHIGFIFQLHHLLPQCTVLENVLLPTLALKPAPNPKVVRDHAMDLLSKVGLEPRAGYRPAQLSGGERQRVAVVRALINSPHLVLADEPTGALDEENADTLTKLMIDLVENIGISLVLVTHQPAQAQRMKRVLKLHTGNLES from the coding sequence ATGCCACTCCTCGAACTTCGCCATGTGTCCAAATCTTATGTCGAGCCTGCAGCGGGAGCGACGGTGCCGGTGCTGAAGGACATCAGCTTTACCTTGGAAAAAGGGGAATCGGTAGCCATCGTCGGACCGTCTGGGTGTGGCAAGAGCACGCTGCTGAACATCCTGGGCACCCTCGACGAGCCCGATGGCGGGGAATACCTTTTTAATGGAGAATCGTTAAAAGGCGCATCCGTGGAAAAGCTGAGTCTGCTCCGGAGCAAACACATCGGATTCATATTCCAACTCCACCACCTGCTTCCTCAATGCACGGTGTTGGAGAATGTCCTTCTTCCGACGTTGGCGTTGAAACCCGCGCCGAATCCCAAGGTGGTCCGCGACCACGCCATGGACCTCCTTTCCAAGGTGGGACTGGAGCCTCGCGCCGGCTACCGCCCCGCCCAACTTTCCGGTGGCGAGCGTCAGCGCGTGGCTGTGGTGCGTGCCCTCATCAACTCGCCTCACCTCGTCCTGGCGGACGAACCCACCGGGGCACTCGACGAGGAAAATGCCGATACTTTGACTAAGTTGATGATCGACTTGGTGGAGAATATCGGCATATCTTTAGTGCTAGTCACCCACCAACCCGCTCAGGCCCAGAGGATGAAGCGAGTTCTCAAGTTGCACACCGGCAATCTCGAGTCTTAA
- a CDS encoding FtsX-like permease family protein — protein MNSASLILQSVRHYWKSHLGLLFGAFLASAILSGSLVVGDSVRASLRKAAAQRLGKIETGMLGGDRWFTEDLARKDGAAPVIILNASVSEASGQARVNAVQVLGVDTEFWKLSPSGRQIFPSQTEKSSPLAVNESLARKLGVKVGDTIVVRMERPSAISKDAPLSGSTNDETTLRRTVTAIISAEDFGHFQLTASQTGNDTLYLPLGELQAELEKKGRVNAILSKSYITLGELPEVPSHAKHVVPPFRLEEAATLEDFALKLTKVEGASPEWELSTDRVFLDEVIADKVLQARANSYGVLTYLVNGLSSSKSKERTPYSMVTAIPAERFAALGVNMGADHAGSSEKPAAVSQWLAEDLNLALGDTFELRYFSVGLGRELQERTGTFTVRGIVPMNQPALNKTWTPNFPGVSDVDNCRDWEPGIPVKLDAIRDKDEKYWDDYHGTPKAFIPLETGKELWGNRFGSLTSIRFPNAGEDEKALRVELVKLLQLSDIGLVVREFSSEAEAAAKGSVDFGGLFVGLSMFLIASALIFSALLFLFTLEKRVPQVGLLLAIGWTPKQVRRSLLVEAGIIALLGTALGLLGGVAYTKLALAGLNGVWSDATVGMKLIYDGNPATLAIAFVSSILASMGILWLASRRLLKTSARELLAGEIAASETRSGKKGKALEAGKADAKLGFLGAYWPSILCVILAIGLSFAGGSAGSPEAVAGMFFGAGFLLLLAGMLVARRWLIGLEPDGSVSANSVASSLGAIGLRNVTRRRGRSLSVIGMMAGGVFLVIAVNAFRLSANNDPTRRDTGTGGFALLGESTLPIYEDLNSEAAWDTFALDEKLMKNASVVPFRIREGDDASCLNLNRAQNPVISAVNPARLAGTGEQKDRFTFASGSWSLIAGKAAEGEPIPAIADQATALWGLGKGVGDTLDYTDASGKTFQVKLVALLAGSVLQGKLIISEENFLARYPDAAGYRFFLIDAPADSAAAISGQLTKQVQTRGLALEPAADRLAAFQAVQNTYIGIFTVLGGLGVLLGTAGLGVLAARNILERKGEFGLMQALGFLPGRLRAMVLSEHAALLAAGLVLGLVSAALAVWPNVMQSGGALPLGFLLWLNLGILAFGVAVCWLAARLALSGRLLDAVRRE, from the coding sequence ATGAACAGCGCTTCTCTGATCCTGCAGAGTGTCCGGCACTACTGGAAGAGCCATTTGGGCCTCCTCTTTGGGGCTTTTCTCGCTTCCGCTATATTAAGTGGATCGCTCGTAGTGGGTGACTCCGTTCGCGCCAGCTTGCGGAAAGCGGCGGCCCAACGGCTTGGAAAGATCGAGACGGGAATGCTCGGTGGCGACCGGTGGTTCACGGAAGATCTGGCTCGAAAAGATGGGGCGGCGCCGGTCATCATTCTGAATGCCTCGGTCAGTGAGGCGTCGGGACAGGCAAGGGTAAATGCGGTGCAGGTACTCGGCGTCGATACGGAGTTTTGGAAATTGAGTCCTAGTGGTCGGCAGATTTTTCCGTCTCAAACAGAAAAATCCTCTCCTCTTGCCGTCAACGAATCGCTGGCCCGAAAGCTCGGGGTGAAAGTCGGAGATACAATCGTGGTCCGCATGGAGCGCCCCAGCGCCATCTCCAAGGATGCGCCGCTCTCTGGTAGCACCAACGATGAGACCACCTTGCGCCGTACGGTAACGGCCATCATTTCGGCAGAGGACTTCGGGCATTTCCAACTCACCGCTTCGCAGACGGGGAATGACACACTTTACCTGCCCCTTGGCGAGCTCCAGGCGGAACTGGAGAAAAAGGGGAGGGTGAATGCCATTTTGAGCAAGTCCTACATCACTCTAGGTGAGCTTCCCGAAGTGCCTTCTCACGCAAAGCATGTGGTCCCGCCATTCCGGTTGGAAGAAGCGGCCACCCTCGAAGACTTCGCCCTGAAACTTACCAAAGTGGAGGGTGCCAGTCCCGAATGGGAACTGAGCACCGATCGAGTGTTTCTTGACGAGGTGATTGCAGACAAGGTCCTGCAGGCCCGGGCCAACTCCTACGGGGTGCTCACTTACTTGGTCAATGGACTCTCTTCCTCGAAGTCCAAGGAACGGACGCCATACTCCATGGTCACCGCAATCCCGGCTGAGCGTTTTGCGGCCCTCGGTGTGAACATGGGCGCTGACCATGCAGGCTCGTCTGAAAAGCCAGCGGCGGTGAGCCAGTGGCTGGCGGAAGATCTGAACCTCGCGCTCGGAGATACTTTCGAACTACGCTATTTCAGTGTCGGCCTTGGCCGGGAACTACAGGAGCGCACCGGCACTTTCACGGTGCGGGGCATTGTCCCCATGAATCAGCCGGCACTAAACAAGACCTGGACGCCAAACTTCCCGGGCGTCTCCGATGTCGACAACTGCCGTGATTGGGAACCTGGCATCCCGGTGAAGCTTGATGCCATCCGCGACAAGGATGAAAAGTACTGGGACGACTACCACGGAACTCCCAAGGCATTTATTCCGCTGGAAACGGGCAAGGAACTTTGGGGTAATCGTTTCGGCAGTCTGACCTCGATCCGGTTTCCGAACGCGGGCGAAGATGAGAAAGCGTTACGTGTAGAGCTTGTTAAACTGCTCCAACTTTCTGACATTGGCTTGGTTGTGCGTGAGTTTAGTTCTGAGGCTGAAGCGGCTGCTAAAGGGAGCGTGGACTTTGGTGGTCTTTTTGTTGGATTGAGCATGTTTTTAATTGCTTCAGCGCTCATTTTTAGCGCACTGCTTTTTCTTTTCACGCTTGAAAAGCGTGTGCCTCAGGTCGGACTCCTGCTCGCCATTGGATGGACCCCGAAGCAGGTGAGGCGTTCTCTTTTGGTCGAGGCTGGCATCATCGCCCTTCTCGGCACCGCCCTCGGATTGCTCGGCGGTGTGGCTTATACCAAGCTTGCATTGGCGGGACTGAATGGCGTTTGGAGTGATGCCACGGTGGGCATGAAGCTCATCTATGACGGCAATCCAGCCACGCTGGCCATCGCCTTTGTGTCGAGCATTCTTGCCAGCATGGGCATCCTCTGGCTTGCCAGCCGCCGTCTGCTGAAGACCTCGGCGCGGGAGCTTCTGGCCGGTGAGATTGCCGCTTCTGAAACAAGGTCCGGAAAAAAGGGCAAGGCTCTTGAGGCAGGCAAAGCCGATGCCAAGCTGGGATTCCTTGGTGCCTATTGGCCCTCGATCTTGTGTGTCATTTTGGCCATTGGATTGTCCTTTGCGGGAGGCTCCGCCGGGAGTCCAGAAGCAGTGGCGGGCATGTTCTTTGGCGCCGGATTTTTGCTTTTGCTCGCCGGAATGCTGGTCGCCCGACGCTGGCTCATCGGGTTGGAGCCGGATGGGTCTGTGTCCGCGAACTCTGTGGCTAGCTCGCTTGGTGCGATTGGACTTCGCAACGTTACCCGCCGCCGCGGGCGCTCGCTCTCGGTCATTGGCATGATGGCGGGCGGTGTCTTCCTGGTTATTGCCGTGAATGCCTTCCGCCTCTCCGCGAACAACGACCCCACCCGCCGCGACACCGGCACGGGCGGCTTTGCCTTGCTCGGGGAGAGCACCCTTCCCATTTATGAAGACCTCAACTCTGAGGCCGCGTGGGATACCTTTGCTTTGGATGAGAAGCTCATGAAAAACGCCAGCGTTGTGCCCTTCCGCATTCGCGAAGGGGATGATGCGAGCTGCTTGAACCTCAACCGCGCGCAGAACCCGGTCATTTCAGCCGTGAATCCGGCACGTCTGGCCGGGACTGGAGAACAGAAGGATCGTTTTACCTTCGCCTCCGGTTCATGGTCACTCATTGCTGGCAAGGCGGCGGAAGGCGAGCCGATTCCTGCCATCGCTGACCAGGCCACGGCGCTCTGGGGCTTGGGCAAGGGGGTGGGGGATACGCTCGACTACACGGATGCGAGTGGGAAGACATTCCAGGTGAAGCTTGTGGCTCTGCTCGCGGGAAGCGTCCTCCAAGGCAAGCTCATCATCAGTGAGGAGAACTTCCTCGCGCGCTATCCGGATGCGGCGGGCTACCGCTTCTTCCTCATTGATGCGCCAGCCGACTCGGCGGCTGCCATCAGTGGCCAGCTCACGAAGCAGGTCCAGACCCGTGGCCTCGCCTTGGAGCCTGCAGCGGACCGTCTCGCTGCCTTTCAGGCGGTGCAGAATACGTACATCGGTATCTTCACCGTGCTGGGTGGTCTCGGCGTGCTACTGGGAACGGCTGGTCTCGGCGTGCTGGCCGCACGAAACATCTTGGAGCGCAAAGGCGAGTTCGGGCTCATGCAGGCGCTGGGTTTCCTGCCGGGACGGCTTCGTGCCATGGTGCTCAGCGAGCATGCTGCGCTGCTTGCTGCCGGTCTTGTCCTTGGCTTGGTGAGTGCCGCGCTGGCGGTGTGGCCGAATGTGATGCAGTCCGGTGGGGCCCTGCCGTTGGGCTTCTTGCTCTGGCTGAATCTGGGGATCCTGGCCTTCGGCGTGGCCGTGTGCTGGCTGGCAGCGAGACTGGCTCTGAGCGGTCGATTGCTGGATGCGGTGCGAAGAGAGTAG